The following coding sequences are from one Eptesicus fuscus isolate TK198812 chromosome 7, DD_ASM_mEF_20220401, whole genome shotgun sequence window:
- the MFAP5 gene encoding microfibrillar-associated protein 5 isoform X1 produces the protein MLLFGPKVLLFLTALIIPSDWTPLGVSGQEATQEALTEEPITIAGLIVGPSTDETAPGTVETFTEDPNLVNEPSTDETVLADIVPSTDDLASPSDKNISECRDEKFACTRLYSVHRPVKQCVHQLCFTSLRRMYIINNEICSRLVCKEHEAMKDEICRQMAGLPPRRLRRSNYFRLPPCENVNLQRPNGL, from the exons ACTGGACACCTCTAGGGGTCAGTGGTCAAGAAG CAACTCAAGAAGCATTAACAGAAGAACCTA TTACCATTGCAGGTTTGATAGTTGGACCCTCTACAGATGAAACAG ctCCAGGAACTGTAGAAACATTCACAGAAGATCCTA ATTTGGTAAATGAACCCTCTACAGATGAAACAG TTCTGGCTGATATCGTGCCTTCCACAGATGACCTGG cctcGCCCAGTGATAAAAACATCTCAG AGTGCCGGGATGAAAAATTTGCTTGCACAAGACTCTACTCTGTGCATCGGCCAGTCAAGCAATGCGTTCATCAGTTATGCTTTACCAG TTTACGACGCATGTACATCATCAATAATGAGATTTGCTCCCGTCTTGTCTGTAAAGAACATGAAGCTATGAAAG ATGAGATTTGCCGCCAGATGGCTGGTCTGCCCCCAAGGCGACTCCGGCGTTCCAACTACTTCAGACTTCCTCCCTGTGAAAACGTAAATTTGCAGAGACCCAATGGTCTGTGA
- the MFAP5 gene encoding microfibrillar-associated protein 5 isoform X3, with amino-acid sequence MKQWLDWIWLERKETGPDWATLQRFHSPYSLRNDSAPGTVETFTEDPNLVNEPSTDETVLADIVPSTDDLASPSDKNISECRDEKFACTRLYSVHRPVKQCVHQLCFTSLRRMYIINNEICSRLVCKEHEAMKDEICRQMAGLPPRRLRRSNYFRLPPCENVNLQRPNGL; translated from the exons ATGAAACAG TGGCTGGACTGGATATggctagagagaaaggaaacagggCCAGATTGGGCTACACTCCAGAGGTTCCACTCCCCTTATAGTCTCCGGAATGATTCAG ctCCAGGAACTGTAGAAACATTCACAGAAGATCCTA ATTTGGTAAATGAACCCTCTACAGATGAAACAG TTCTGGCTGATATCGTGCCTTCCACAGATGACCTGG cctcGCCCAGTGATAAAAACATCTCAG AGTGCCGGGATGAAAAATTTGCTTGCACAAGACTCTACTCTGTGCATCGGCCAGTCAAGCAATGCGTTCATCAGTTATGCTTTACCAG TTTACGACGCATGTACATCATCAATAATGAGATTTGCTCCCGTCTTGTCTGTAAAGAACATGAAGCTATGAAAG ATGAGATTTGCCGCCAGATGGCTGGTCTGCCCCCAAGGCGACTCCGGCGTTCCAACTACTTCAGACTTCCTCCCTGTGAAAACGTAAATTTGCAGAGACCCAATGGTCTGTGA
- the MFAP5 gene encoding microfibrillar-associated protein 5 isoform X2: MLLFGPKVLLFLTALIIPSDWTPLGVSGQEATQEALTEEPSLIVGPSTDETAPGTVETFTEDPNLVNEPSTDETVLADIVPSTDDLASPSDKNISECRDEKFACTRLYSVHRPVKQCVHQLCFTSLRRMYIINNEICSRLVCKEHEAMKDEICRQMAGLPPRRLRRSNYFRLPPCENVNLQRPNGL, translated from the exons ACTGGACACCTCTAGGGGTCAGTGGTCAAGAAG CAACTCAAGAAGCATTAACAGAAGAACCTA GTTTGATAGTTGGACCCTCTACAGATGAAACAG ctCCAGGAACTGTAGAAACATTCACAGAAGATCCTA ATTTGGTAAATGAACCCTCTACAGATGAAACAG TTCTGGCTGATATCGTGCCTTCCACAGATGACCTGG cctcGCCCAGTGATAAAAACATCTCAG AGTGCCGGGATGAAAAATTTGCTTGCACAAGACTCTACTCTGTGCATCGGCCAGTCAAGCAATGCGTTCATCAGTTATGCTTTACCAG TTTACGACGCATGTACATCATCAATAATGAGATTTGCTCCCGTCTTGTCTGTAAAGAACATGAAGCTATGAAAG ATGAGATTTGCCGCCAGATGGCTGGTCTGCCCCCAAGGCGACTCCGGCGTTCCAACTACTTCAGACTTCCTCCCTGTGAAAACGTAAATTTGCAGAGACCCAATGGTCTGTGA